In Pseudomonas fluorescens, the following are encoded in one genomic region:
- a CDS encoding DEAD/DEAH box helicase family protein produces the protein MIDTSLVAKLRAENARLVALLDAHGIEWRPPAEPVKIAIVQAEQSQQLDTEGKLTLFRSLFRGRTDVYPIRWESKAGKSGYAPACANEWRPGVCEKPRIKCGDCGNRQLLPLTDEVVYRHLAGEVVAGIYPLLSDDTCYFLAVDFDEAEWRDDSKAFVQSCHELNVPVALEISRSGQGAHGWIFFERNVPACDARRLGAAIISHACERTRQLALSSYDRLFPNQDYMPKGGFGNLIALPLQKRARAQNNSVFVDDSLEPHPDQWAFLASIQRMSPEDIQPVIIQAMGNRDPLGVAYVDDEGDAEPWKDRESRTRKLTCPLPAAVNITLANLIYFEKSELPQPLANQLVRLAAFQNPEFYKAQAMRMSVWNKPRIIGCAQNFPKHIALPRGCLDAALELLEENGVTPILKDERFAGTPIDVSFLGTLRSDQEAAVSAMLSHDAGILCAPTAFGKTVSAAALIAARGINTLVLVHRTELLRQWQERLQAFLGVGNGVVGTLGGGKAKLTGIIDIAVMQSLSRKGEISDQVKNYGQIIVDECHHLSAVSFEALLRSATARYVLGLTATPVRRDGQQPIIFMQCGPIRHSAPRPASAPHDLSVVPRLLPKPIVVPDGFGIQDIFRRLADDSERTAKIVSEIELAYNEGRKILVLTERTEHVDALELELKQRVHNLFTLHGRVPKKQRISRMHELESLPPDAPRVLLATGKLVGEGFDHPPLDTLVLAMPISWKGILQQYAGRLHRSHADKVDVRVIDFVDGGNVALLRMWDKRQAGYKAMGYRMADSMVTMDLL, from the coding sequence GTGATAGACACTAGTCTGGTGGCGAAGCTAAGGGCTGAGAATGCAAGATTGGTTGCCTTGCTGGATGCTCATGGCATCGAATGGCGCCCGCCTGCTGAGCCAGTCAAAATAGCGATTGTCCAAGCAGAGCAATCACAGCAACTCGATACTGAAGGAAAGCTTACCCTATTCCGAAGCTTGTTTCGTGGCAGGACGGACGTTTATCCCATCCGCTGGGAAAGCAAGGCAGGCAAATCAGGATACGCACCCGCTTGCGCAAACGAATGGAGGCCTGGCGTTTGTGAGAAGCCCCGAATTAAATGTGGCGACTGCGGTAACCGCCAGCTGCTTCCGCTGACCGATGAGGTGGTCTATCGCCATCTGGCGGGCGAAGTGGTCGCTGGTATCTACCCCCTACTCTCTGATGACACTTGTTATTTTTTGGCGGTCGACTTCGATGAGGCCGAATGGCGTGATGATTCCAAAGCTTTTGTGCAGTCATGCCATGAGCTGAACGTCCCGGTGGCGCTGGAAATATCGCGCTCAGGCCAAGGGGCTCATGGCTGGATTTTCTTTGAGCGTAATGTTCCTGCCTGCGATGCGCGCCGCCTCGGTGCCGCAATCATCAGTCATGCCTGTGAGCGCACCCGGCAGTTGGCGCTCAGCTCCTATGATCGACTGTTTCCAAACCAGGACTATATGCCCAAAGGCGGCTTTGGAAATCTCATCGCGCTCCCTTTACAAAAGCGCGCCAGGGCCCAAAACAATAGCGTTTTTGTAGACGACTCGCTTGAGCCTCATCCTGATCAATGGGCCTTCCTGGCATCGATTCAGCGCATGAGTCCAGAAGATATCCAGCCCGTTATTATCCAGGCGATGGGTAATCGGGACCCTCTAGGGGTCGCCTATGTCGATGACGAAGGTGATGCAGAACCCTGGAAAGATCGTGAATCGAGAACACGTAAATTGACATGCCCGTTGCCTGCTGCTGTCAACATCACGCTGGCTAACTTAATTTACTTTGAAAAGTCGGAATTGCCACAGCCATTGGCAAACCAGCTTGTCCGGCTCGCGGCCTTTCAAAATCCCGAGTTCTACAAAGCTCAGGCCATGCGCATGTCAGTGTGGAACAAGCCAAGGATTATCGGCTGCGCCCAGAACTTCCCCAAACATATTGCGTTACCACGTGGCTGTTTGGATGCTGCGCTGGAGCTTTTAGAGGAAAACGGGGTTACCCCTATTCTTAAAGACGAACGCTTCGCGGGCACCCCCATCGACGTGAGCTTTCTCGGGACCCTGCGTTCTGACCAAGAGGCTGCTGTCAGCGCAATGCTAAGTCATGACGCCGGTATCCTCTGCGCACCGACAGCTTTCGGTAAAACGGTGAGTGCTGCTGCGTTGATTGCCGCACGTGGCATTAACACGTTGGTGCTTGTGCATCGGACGGAGCTGTTAAGGCAGTGGCAAGAGCGCTTGCAGGCGTTCTTGGGAGTCGGGAATGGTGTCGTTGGTACTCTTGGGGGCGGAAAAGCGAAGCTTACAGGCATCATCGACATTGCCGTAATGCAGTCGTTATCGCGAAAAGGCGAGATCAGCGATCAGGTAAAAAACTACGGCCAGATCATCGTTGATGAGTGTCATCACCTATCAGCAGTGTCATTCGAGGCACTACTGAGGAGCGCGACCGCGCGGTACGTACTGGGACTCACAGCAACCCCAGTGCGCCGAGATGGGCAGCAGCCCATTATTTTCATGCAGTGCGGACCGATCCGACATTCTGCGCCTCGACCAGCGAGTGCGCCCCATGACCTATCTGTCGTGCCTCGATTGCTGCCCAAACCAATAGTGGTCCCCGACGGCTTTGGGATTCAGGACATTTTTCGGCGTCTAGCCGACGACTCTGAGCGGACAGCCAAAATCGTCTCGGAGATTGAGCTGGCGTACAACGAGGGTAGAAAAATTCTAGTGCTAACGGAGCGGACGGAACATGTGGATGCCCTTGAATTAGAATTGAAGCAGCGCGTGCATAACCTGTTCACGCTTCATGGGCGAGTGCCTAAGAAACAGCGCATTTCCCGTATGCATGAGCTTGAGTCCCTTCCCCCTGATGCTCCACGAGTGCTGTTGGCAACAGGAAAACTAGTAGGTGAAGGCTTCGATCATCCGCCGTTGGACACGCTGGTGCTGGCAATGCCCATCTCATGGAAGGGAATCCTTCAGCAATATGCGGGACGGTTGCATCGATCGCATGCCGATAAGGTCGACGTGCGAGTGATCGACTTCGTTGACGGGGGTAATGTCGCACTGCTGAGGATGTGGGATAAGCGCCAGGCGGGTTACAAAGCGATGGGCTACCGTATGGCTGATTCCATGGTCACCATGGACCTACTCTAA
- a CDS encoding integrase domain-containing protein gives MALVGRRDGRNFGYGRQLSYAGPQALRDLFGGGHYGTVKAYSDRWQAFVRWCRSEDGPGFNDARQIARRTLLDYARYLRQQVEQGELAIATAQNRLSSVNRTMAALRGDLNVKVPSPSKALGMQRTSVRCSVPQGQDREHVKRIVDVLCEHQQPRAAAIVQLARATGMRLREAILADLPRLKREAEHYDKINIQDGNKGGRGGATAPRWITVDDHIREALRYAEQVSPDGSRNLLAPNESYLDFQREIVRPARDILHTHDLKGFHELRAAYACERYEQITHHLAPINGGRCRRLDPRLDREARLQISYELGHGRIDVVSAYIGGRV, from the coding sequence ATGGCATTGGTCGGTAGACGGGACGGGCGGAACTTTGGCTATGGACGGCAACTGAGTTATGCCGGGCCACAGGCGCTACGTGATCTGTTTGGCGGCGGGCATTACGGGACGGTCAAAGCGTACAGTGATCGCTGGCAGGCGTTTGTGCGCTGGTGTCGGTCGGAGGATGGGCCAGGGTTTAACGATGCTCGGCAGATTGCCCGGCGGACTTTGCTCGATTACGCCAGATATCTGCGGCAGCAAGTTGAACAAGGTGAACTCGCCATCGCCACCGCGCAAAACCGATTGTCCAGCGTGAACCGAACCATGGCCGCGCTTCGCGGTGATCTGAATGTGAAAGTACCGAGCCCGAGCAAGGCACTAGGAATGCAGCGCACCAGCGTTCGTTGCTCAGTGCCGCAAGGCCAAGATCGCGAACACGTGAAACGGATCGTCGACGTGCTTTGCGAACACCAGCAGCCGCGCGCCGCGGCCATCGTGCAGTTGGCGCGAGCCACTGGCATGCGCTTGCGCGAGGCCATTTTGGCCGACCTTCCCCGCCTAAAACGTGAAGCCGAACACTACGACAAAATCAACATCCAGGACGGCAACAAAGGTGGCCGCGGCGGCGCAACCGCGCCTCGTTGGATCACGGTGGATGACCATATTCGCGAAGCGCTCAGGTACGCCGAACAGGTCTCACCCGACGGTAGCCGCAACCTGCTGGCACCGAACGAGAGCTACCTCGATTTCCAACGGGAAATCGTCCGCCCCGCCCGAGATATCCTCCATACGCACGACCTCAAAGGCTTCCACGAACTGCGTGCGGCTTATGCGTGCGAACGCTATGAGCAGATCACCCATCACCTGGCACCCATTAACGGGGGCAGATGCAGGCGCCTCGATCCACGCCTTGATCGAGAGGCACGCTTACAAATCAGCTATGAGCTGGGACATGGTCGAATCGACGTGGTATCGGCGTATATCGGTGGTCGGGTATGA
- a CDS encoding integrase arm-type DNA-binding domain-containing protein: MPLTALQVKASKPTDKQYTLGDSSGLALLVQPNGRKYWHFRYTYLGRPARVSLGVYPSISLQEARERAAECRKLLKDDINPGAKRRDDKQQQREAGLNTFRRATEYWYQFKADSGRSHATLKKIRDYLDKDLLPALGEMQLEHITRADCAKLQASIEKRGAFNVADKARTWLKQIFSQAIARGLCEHNPASELHAIALVPPPPEHYPHLRESELPEFLQALSKTTSRLPSRIASWMAILTASRPGMVRYATWDEIDFEEGTWTIPAERMKMRRDYVSPLPHQLIAMLIKLHQCTGRSRYLFPGSGEKRPVISENTINLVFAKIGYKGRMVSHGVRHTASTLLREHGWLKDHVESQLAHVEGGIAGEYNQALYLTQRRIMMQWYADYLDALRVGITASLRDQFDTRVNQFLSRKSSELLGVNAVDGGISALEDERGAFQR; the protein is encoded by the coding sequence ATGCCCCTCACCGCCTTGCAAGTCAAAGCGTCCAAGCCTACCGACAAGCAATACACATTGGGTGATAGTTCGGGTCTTGCCCTTTTGGTTCAGCCGAACGGGCGCAAGTACTGGCATTTCCGCTATACGTACCTTGGTCGGCCGGCGCGGGTGTCGCTTGGTGTCTATCCGAGCATCTCCTTGCAGGAGGCTCGTGAACGGGCTGCTGAATGCCGGAAGCTGCTCAAGGACGACATCAACCCTGGCGCCAAGCGGCGGGATGACAAGCAGCAGCAACGGGAGGCTGGGCTCAACACCTTCAGGCGAGCTACGGAGTACTGGTATCAGTTCAAGGCCGACTCCGGCCGCAGCCATGCGACGCTAAAGAAGATTCGCGACTACCTCGACAAGGATCTGCTACCGGCACTCGGCGAGATGCAGTTGGAGCACATCACTCGCGCCGACTGCGCGAAGTTGCAGGCCAGCATCGAAAAGCGTGGGGCGTTCAATGTGGCAGACAAGGCTCGGACCTGGCTCAAGCAGATTTTCAGTCAGGCGATTGCGCGGGGGTTGTGCGAACACAATCCGGCTTCAGAACTTCATGCCATCGCGTTGGTGCCGCCTCCCCCTGAGCACTATCCGCATTTGCGTGAAAGCGAGCTGCCGGAATTTCTTCAGGCGCTGAGTAAGACCACCAGCAGGTTGCCGTCGAGGATTGCTTCGTGGATGGCAATACTGACGGCGAGCCGACCCGGCATGGTTCGGTATGCGACGTGGGATGAAATCGATTTTGAAGAAGGGACGTGGACCATACCAGCTGAACGCATGAAGATGCGCCGGGACTATGTCAGCCCCCTGCCCCATCAACTGATAGCGATGCTGATCAAGCTGCACCAATGCACTGGGCGCAGCCGCTACCTGTTTCCGGGTAGTGGTGAGAAACGGCCCGTCATCAGCGAGAACACGATCAATCTGGTGTTTGCCAAGATTGGCTACAAAGGGCGGATGGTGAGCCATGGCGTTCGCCACACCGCGAGCACGCTGCTGCGCGAACATGGGTGGCTGAAGGATCATGTTGAAAGCCAACTGGCGCATGTCGAGGGTGGCATTGCTGGGGAGTACAACCAAGCGCTGTACCTGACACAACGGCGGATCATGATGCAGTGGTATGCCGATTATCTCGATGCGCTCAGGGTTGGGATTACGGCGAGCCTGCGGGATCAGTTTGATACGCGGGTTAATCAGTTTCTGTCGCGCAAGTCTTCGGAGCTTCTCGGGGTCAACGCGGTCGATGGCGGCATCAGCGCCTTGGAAGATGAGCGTGGCGCATTCCAGCGCTAA
- the queA gene encoding tRNA preQ1(34) S-adenosylmethionine ribosyltransferase-isomerase QueA produces MRVADFTFELPDSLIARHPLAERRNSRLLTLDGVSGALAHRQFTDLLEHLRPGDLMVFNNTRVIPARLFGQKASGGKLEILVERVLDSHRVLAHVRSSKSPKPGSKILIDGGGEAEMLARHDALFELGFAEEVLPLLDRVGHMPLPPYIDRPDEGADRERYQTVYAERLGAVAAPTAGLHFDQVLMEAIAAKGVETAFVTLHVGAGTFQPVRVEKLEDHHMHSEWLEVGQDVVDAVAACRARGGRVVAVGTTSVRSLESAARDGVLKPFSGDTDIFIYPGRPFHVVDALVTNFHLPESTLLMLVSAFAGYPETMAAYKAAVDNGYRFFSYGDAMFITRNPAPTAPKESGPEETV; encoded by the coding sequence ATGCGCGTTGCTGACTTTACCTTCGAGCTCCCTGATTCGCTGATCGCCCGCCACCCTTTGGCCGAGCGTCGCAATAGTCGCCTGTTGACCCTGGATGGGGTCAGCGGCGCCCTGGCACACCGTCAATTCACTGATTTGCTGGAGCATTTGCGCCCCGGCGATTTGATGGTGTTCAACAATACCCGGGTGATTCCGGCGCGGCTGTTTGGCCAGAAGGCTTCCGGCGGCAAGCTGGAAATCCTGGTGGAGCGGGTGCTCGACAGTCATCGCGTGCTGGCCCATGTGCGTTCCAGCAAGTCGCCCAAGCCTGGGTCGAAGATTCTCATCGACGGCGGTGGTGAGGCCGAGATGCTGGCACGGCACGATGCGTTGTTCGAGCTGGGGTTCGCTGAGGAGGTGTTGCCGCTGCTCGACCGTGTCGGGCACATGCCGCTGCCTCCTTATATAGACCGCCCGGATGAAGGCGCCGACCGCGAGCGTTACCAGACTGTCTACGCCGAGCGTTTGGGCGCGGTGGCGGCGCCGACGGCGGGGCTGCATTTCGATCAGGTGCTGATGGAGGCGATTGCCGCCAAGGGCGTCGAGACCGCGTTCGTGACCCTGCACGTCGGTGCCGGCACGTTCCAGCCGGTGCGGGTGGAGAAGCTCGAAGACCACCACATGCACAGCGAATGGCTGGAAGTCGGCCAGGACGTGGTCGATGCCGTTGCCGCCTGCCGCGCTCGCGGTGGTCGTGTGGTGGCGGTGGGGACTACCAGTGTGCGTTCCCTGGAAAGCGCCGCCCGCGATGGCGTGCTCAAGCCGTTCAGCGGCGATACAGACATTTTCATCTACCCTGGCCGGCCGTTTCATGTGGTCGATGCCCTGGTCACCAACTTCCATTTGCCCGAATCCACGCTGTTGATGCTGGTTTCGGCGTTCGCCGGTTATCCCGAAACCATGGCCGCCTACAAGGCTGCCGTGGACAACGGTTACCGCTTTTTCAGCTACGGTGATGCGATGTTCATCACGCGTAATCCTGCGCCGACTGCCCCTAAAGAATCGGGCCCAGAGGAAACAGTATGA
- the tgt gene encoding tRNA guanosine(34) transglycosylase Tgt — translation MSFELLATDGKARRGRLTFPRGTVETPAFMPVGTYGTVKGMLPRDIEATGAEIILGNTFHLWLRPGTEVIKKHGDLHDFMQWKGPILTDSGGFQVFSLGAMRKIKEEGVTFASPVDGAKVFMGPEESMQVQRDLGSDIVMIFDECTPYPADEDVARISMELSLRWAKRSKEAHGDNTAALFGIVQGGMHQDLRMRSLEGLDQIGFDGLAIGGLSVGEPKHEMIKVLDYLPGMMPADKPRYLMGVGKPEDLVEGVRRGVDMFDCVMPTRNARNGHLFIDTGVLKIRNAFHRHDDSPLDPTCDCYTCQNFSRAYLHHLDKCGEMLGSMLNTIHNLRHYQVLMAGLREAIQQGTLAAFVDAFYAKRGLPVPPLD, via the coding sequence ATGTCTTTCGAGCTGCTGGCCACTGATGGCAAGGCTCGTCGCGGTCGTTTGACCTTCCCGCGCGGTACCGTCGAGACCCCGGCCTTCATGCCGGTGGGCACCTACGGCACGGTCAAGGGCATGCTGCCACGGGATATCGAGGCGACTGGCGCTGAAATCATTCTGGGCAACACCTTCCACCTGTGGCTGCGCCCGGGCACGGAAGTGATCAAGAAGCACGGCGACCTGCACGATTTCATGCAGTGGAAAGGCCCGATTTTGACCGACTCCGGTGGTTTCCAGGTGTTCAGCCTGGGCGCCATGCGCAAGATCAAGGAGGAGGGCGTGACTTTCGCTTCTCCGGTCGACGGCGCCAAGGTGTTCATGGGCCCGGAAGAGTCGATGCAGGTCCAGCGTGACCTGGGCTCCGACATCGTGATGATTTTCGACGAATGCACGCCGTACCCGGCGGACGAAGACGTCGCCCGTATTTCCATGGAGTTGTCCCTGCGTTGGGCCAAGCGTTCGAAAGAAGCCCATGGCGACAACACCGCAGCGCTGTTCGGCATCGTTCAGGGCGGCATGCACCAGGACCTGCGCATGCGCTCCCTGGAAGGCCTCGACCAGATCGGCTTCGACGGCCTGGCCATCGGCGGTCTGTCGGTGGGCGAGCCGAAGCACGAAATGATCAAGGTGCTGGATTACCTGCCGGGCATGATGCCGGCTGACAAACCTCGTTACCTTATGGGCGTTGGCAAACCGGAAGATCTGGTTGAGGGTGTGCGCCGCGGTGTGGACATGTTCGATTGCGTGATGCCAACCCGTAATGCCCGCAACGGGCATCTGTTCATTGATACCGGCGTGCTGAAGATCCGTAACGCGTTCCATCGCCATGATGATTCGCCGCTCGATCCGACCTGCGATTGCTATACCTGCCAGAACTTCTCCCGCGCTTATCTGCATCACCTGGACAAGTGCGGCGAAATGCTGGGAAGCATGCTCAATACCATCCATAACTTGCGCCATTATCAAGTGCTTATGGCTGGTTTGCGCGAGGCTATTCAACAGGGTACATTGGCCGCCTTTGTCGATGCCTTCTACGCCAAACGCGGGCTTCCCGTGCCGCCTTTGGACTGA
- the yajC gene encoding preprotein translocase subunit YajC: MSFFISNAMADAAAPAAGPMGGGFEWIFLVGFLVIFYLMIWRPQAKRAKEQKNLLSSLQKGDEVVTTGGIAGKITKVADDFVVLEVSDTVEMKFQKGAIAATLPKGTLKAI; encoded by the coding sequence ATGAGCTTTTTTATCTCTAATGCCATGGCTGACGCCGCTGCACCTGCTGCCGGCCCAATGGGCGGCGGTTTCGAGTGGATTTTCCTGGTCGGTTTCCTGGTCATCTTCTACCTGATGATCTGGCGTCCACAGGCCAAGCGCGCCAAAGAGCAGAAAAACCTGCTGAGCAGCCTGCAGAAAGGCGACGAAGTTGTGACCACCGGCGGCATCGCCGGCAAGATCACTAAAGTGGCCGACGATTTCGTCGTTCTGGAAGTTTCCGACACCGTCGAAATGAAGTTCCAGAAAGGCGCCATCGCCGCCACGCTGCCAAAAGGCACGCTCAAAGCGATCTAA
- the secD gene encoding protein translocase subunit SecD, whose amino-acid sequence MLNKYPLWKYILILAVLAIGLIYSAPNLYPDDPAIQVSGASTALQVNQADLDRVSAALKESGINVKAATLAEGGKGGLIRLTKAEDQLPAKDVVRKALGDDYVVALNLAQTTPQWLRNLAAHPMKLGLDLSGGVHFLLEVDMDKALDARLKVYEGDVKSLLRKEKLRYRSLPQLDGAIQLGFSDEATREQARSIIRKNFNDFDIVPADLNGQPVLRLAMTPAKLAEIREYSIKQNLTTVRNRVNELGVAEPIVQRQGANRIVVELPGVQDTAEAKRILGKTANLEFRLAAEPGASKATSESFEFREGNRPPALIERGLIITGDQVTDAKAGFGEQGTPEVNIRLDGHGGELMNRATRSNVGRSMAVIFIEQRPVTTYVKQVVNGVEKDVPVQTFKEEKKIISLATIQSPLGAQFRITGLNGQGESSELALLLRAGGLAAPMYFAEERTIGPSLGADNITKGIDASLWGMLFVSLFIMAIYRFFGLIATVALTVNMVMLLALMSLLGATLTLPGIAGIVLTMGMAVDANVLIFSRIREEIAAGMTVQRAINEGFGRAFTAILDANLTTLLVGGILFAMGTGPVKGFAVTMSLGIFTSMFTAIMVTRAMVNLIFGGRDFKKLWI is encoded by the coding sequence ATGCTGAACAAATATCCTCTGTGGAAATACATTCTGATCCTGGCGGTGCTAGCGATCGGTCTGATTTATTCCGCTCCCAATCTTTATCCTGATGACCCGGCCATTCAGGTCAGCGGTGCAAGCACTGCGCTGCAGGTCAATCAGGCTGATCTGGATCGTGTGAGCGCTGCGCTCAAGGAATCCGGGATCAACGTCAAGGCTGCCACGCTGGCAGAGGGCGGCAAGGGTGGGCTGATTCGCCTGACCAAGGCTGAAGACCAGCTGCCGGCCAAAGACGTCGTGCGCAAGGCATTGGGTGATGACTACGTCGTTGCACTGAACCTGGCACAAACCACCCCGCAATGGCTGCGCAACCTCGCTGCGCACCCGATGAAGCTGGGTCTGGACTTGTCCGGTGGTGTGCACTTCCTGCTGGAAGTGGACATGGACAAAGCCCTCGACGCGCGCCTGAAAGTCTACGAAGGCGACGTCAAGAGTCTGTTGCGTAAAGAGAAACTGCGCTATCGCAGCCTGCCGCAACTCGATGGTGCCATTCAGCTGGGCTTCTCTGATGAAGCGACCCGCGAACAGGCCCGTTCGATCATTCGCAAGAACTTCAACGATTTCGACATTGTTCCGGCCGACCTCAATGGTCAACCGGTGCTGCGTCTGGCGATGACCCCGGCCAAGCTGGCGGAAATCCGCGAATACTCCATCAAGCAGAACTTGACCACGGTACGTAACCGCGTCAACGAGCTGGGTGTTGCCGAACCGATCGTCCAGCGTCAGGGCGCCAACCGCATCGTGGTTGAGCTGCCGGGCGTGCAGGACACCGCCGAAGCCAAGCGTATCCTCGGCAAGACGGCCAACCTCGAGTTCCGTCTGGCCGCTGAGCCTGGTGCTTCGAAAGCCACTTCCGAATCCTTCGAGTTCCGTGAGGGCAACCGTCCTCCGGCACTGATCGAGCGTGGCCTGATCATCACCGGTGACCAGGTGACTGACGCCAAGGCCGGTTTCGGTGAGCAGGGCACTCCGGAAGTGAACATTCGTCTGGACGGTCACGGCGGCGAGCTGATGAACCGTGCGACCCGTTCGAACGTCGGTCGCAGCATGGCGGTGATCTTCATCGAGCAGCGTCCGGTTACCACTTACGTCAAGCAAGTGGTCAACGGCGTCGAGAAAGACGTGCCGGTGCAGACGTTCAAGGAAGAGAAGAAGATCATCAGCCTGGCGACCATTCAGTCGCCGCTGGGCGCGCAGTTCCGCATCACCGGCCTGAACGGCCAGGGCGAATCGTCCGAACTGGCGCTGCTGCTGCGTGCCGGTGGTCTGGCGGCGCCGATGTACTTCGCTGAAGAACGCACCATTGGCCCGAGCCTGGGTGCCGACAACATCACCAAGGGTATCGATGCATCGCTGTGGGGCATGCTGTTCGTCTCGCTGTTCATCATGGCCATCTACCGCTTCTTCGGCCTCATCGCCACCGTCGCGCTGACGGTGAACATGGTGATGCTGCTGGCCTTGATGTCGCTGCTGGGTGCAACGCTGACCCTGCCGGGTATCGCCGGTATCGTGTTGACCATGGGTATGGCGGTCGACGCCAACGTGCTGATCTTCTCGCGGATCCGTGAAGAGATCGCCGCCGGCATGACCGTGCAGCGTGCAATCAACGAAGGCTTCGGCCGGGCATTCACCGCGATTCTCGACGCCAACCTGACCACCTTGCTGGTCGGCGGCATCCTCTTTGCCATGGGCACAGGTCCGGTCAAGGGCTTCGCAGTGACCATGTCCCTCGGGATCTTTACCTCGATGTTCACGGCCATCATGGTGACCCGCGCGATGGTCAACCTGATCTTCGGCGGTCGTGACTTCAAGAAGTTGTGGATTTAA
- the secF gene encoding protein translocase subunit SecF, translating to MLRTINFMGVRNFAFGVTLFLTALAIFSVFHKGMNWGLDFTGGTLIELTYERPADVSKVREQLVSAGYNDAVVQNFGATTDLLVRMPGEDPQLGHQVAEALQKVGGDNPATVKRVEFVGPQVGEELRDQGGLGMLMALGGILIYLAFRFQWKFAVGAIVSLIHDVIVTIGILSFFQITFDLTVLAAVLAIIGYSLNDTIVVFDRVRENFRVLRKASLIENINISTTQTLLRTMATSISTLLAIAALLFFGGDNLFGFSIALFIGVLAGTYSSIYIANVVLIWLNLSTEDLIPPANTEKEVDDRP from the coding sequence ATGTTACGTACAATCAACTTCATGGGCGTTCGCAACTTCGCGTTCGGCGTCACATTGTTCCTTACCGCACTGGCAATATTCAGTGTCTTCCATAAGGGCATGAACTGGGGCCTGGACTTCACCGGCGGTACGCTCATCGAGCTGACCTACGAGCGTCCGGCTGACGTCTCCAAGGTGCGTGAGCAGCTGGTGAGCGCCGGTTATAACGATGCGGTCGTGCAGAACTTCGGTGCAACCACCGACCTGCTGGTGCGCATGCCTGGCGAAGACCCGCAACTGGGTCACCAGGTAGCCGAAGCCTTGCAGAAGGTCGGTGGCGATAATCCGGCGACGGTCAAGCGTGTCGAGTTCGTCGGCCCGCAGGTGGGTGAAGAGCTGCGCGACCAGGGCGGCCTCGGCATGCTGATGGCGCTGGGCGGGATCCTGATCTACCTGGCTTTCCGCTTTCAGTGGAAGTTTGCGGTCGGTGCAATCGTTTCCCTGATCCACGACGTGATCGTGACCATCGGTATCCTGTCGTTCTTCCAGATCACCTTCGACCTGACGGTGCTGGCAGCGGTACTGGCGATCATCGGTTACTCGCTCAACGACACCATCGTGGTATTCGACCGGGTTCGTGAGAACTTCCGTGTACTGCGCAAGGCCAGCCTGATCGAGAACATCAACATCTCGACCACGCAAACCCTGCTGCGGACCATGGCGACTTCGATCTCCACCTTGCTGGCGATCGCGGCCCTGCTGTTCTTCGGTGGCGACAACCTGTTCGGCTTCTCCATCGCCCTGTTCATCGGTGTTCTGGCGGGTACTTACTCGTCGATCTACATCGCGAACGTGGTGCTGATCTGGCTGAACCTGAGCACGGAAGACCTGATTCCTCCGGCCAATACCGAGAAGGAAGTCGACGACCGTCCTTGA
- a CDS encoding glycine zipper 2TM domain-containing protein, which produces MNKSMLVGAVLGAVGVTAGGAVATYSLVKSGPEYAQVLAVEPVKTQIKTPREVCKDVAVTRQAPVKDQHQIAGTVVGALAGGLLGNQIGGGTGKKIATVAGAVGGGYAGNKVQEGMQERDTYTTTQTRCNTVNDISDKVVGYDVRYSLDGKEGKVRMDRDPGNQIPVDKEGKLILSENQAAQ; this is translated from the coding sequence GTGAACAAGTCGATGCTGGTTGGTGCTGTACTGGGTGCTGTCGGTGTAACTGCCGGGGGTGCTGTGGCCACCTACAGCCTGGTTAAAAGCGGCCCGGAGTACGCGCAAGTACTCGCCGTTGAGCCGGTCAAGACACAAATCAAGACTCCACGTGAAGTATGCAAGGATGTAGCGGTCACCCGGCAGGCGCCGGTGAAAGATCAACATCAGATCGCCGGTACGGTGGTCGGTGCATTGGCAGGTGGTTTGCTGGGTAACCAGATCGGTGGCGGCACCGGTAAGAAGATCGCCACGGTCGCAGGTGCTGTCGGTGGTGGTTACGCCGGCAACAAGGTGCAGGAAGGCATGCAAGAGCGTGACACCTACACCACCACCCAGACCCGCTGTAACACGGTCAACGACATCAGTGACAAGGTTGTAGGTTACGACGTGCGGTATTCGCTGGACGGCAAGGAAGGCAAAGTGCGCATGGATCGTGATCCAGGCAACCAGATTCCGGTGGATAAGGAAGGCAAGTTGATTTTGTCGGAGAATCAGGCGGCTCAGTGA